From the genome of Vicia villosa cultivar HV-30 ecotype Madison, WI linkage group LG2, Vvil1.0, whole genome shotgun sequence, one region includes:
- the LOC131649489 gene encoding flavonol synthase/flavanone 3-hydroxylase yields MEVLRVQTIAHQAKDSPIPSIFVRAETEQPGITTVPGVKLEVPIIDFSNPDRETLQSEITEAAKEWGMFQLVNHEIPSNVIRKLQSVGREFFELPQEEKEVIAKPVGSNSIEGYGTSLQKEVNGKKGWVDHLFHIIWPPSSVNYSVWPNKPASYREVNEEYGKYLRGVIDKLFKSLSIGLGLEEHELKEAAGGDNMIHLLKINYYPPCPSPDLVLGVPPHTDMSHVTILVPNEVQGLQASRDGQWYDVKYVPNALIIHIGDQMEILSNGKYKAVLHRTTVNKDETRMSWPVFIEPQGDFEVGPLPKLINKDNPARFKTKKYKDYAYCKLNKIPQ; encoded by the exons ATGGAGGTACTAAGAGTACAAACAATAGCTCATCAAGCCAAAGACTCACCAATCCCCTCCATCTTCGTTAGGGCAGAAACCGAACAACCAGGAATAACAACCGTCCCCGGCGTCAAACTGGAGGTCCCGATAATTGACTTCAGCAATCCAGATAGAGAAACGTTACAAAGCGAGATAACGGAGGCAGCTAAAGAGTGGGGGATGTTCCAACTTGTGAACCATGAGATTCCAAGTAATGTTATAAGAAAGTTGCAAAGTGTTGGCAGAGAGTTCTTTGAGTTGCCGCAAGAAGAGAAAGAGGTTATTGCTAAACCTGTTGGGTCGAATTCAATTGAAGGGTATGGGACTAGTCTGCAGAAAGAGGTGAATGGGAAGAAAGGTTGGGTGGATCATTTGTTTCATATTATTTGGCCTCCTTCTTCTGTTAATTATAGTGTTTGGCCTAACAAACCTGCTTCTTACAG aGAGGTGAATGAAGAATATGGAAAGTATCTACGTGGAGTGATAGACAAACTATTCAAAAGCTTATCAATAGGGCTTGGACTTGAAGAGCATGAACTTAAGGAAGCTGCAGGTGGAGATAACATGATTCACCTATTGAAAATAAACTACTACCCACCTTGTCCAAGTCCTGATCTTGTCTTAGGTGTGCCACCACACACTGACATGTCTCATGTCACCATTCTTGTCCCTAATGAAGTACAGGGCCTCCAAGCCTCAAGAGATGGTCAATGGTACGATGTTAAGTATGTCCCCAATGCTCTTATCATTCACATTGGCGACCAAATGGAG ATACTAAGCAATGGGAAATATAAGGCTGTGTTGCATAGAACAACGGTGAACAAAGATGAGACAAGAATGTCTTGGCCAGTTTTCATTGAGCCTCAAGGAGATTTTGAAGTTGGTCCTCTCCCAAAGTTGATTAACAAAGACAATCCAGCAAGGTTCAAGACCAAGAAATATAAGGATTATGCTTATTGTAAGCTTAATAAGATTCCTCAGTAA